The following are encoded together in the Hoplias malabaricus isolate fHopMal1 chromosome 3, fHopMal1.hap1, whole genome shotgun sequence genome:
- the LOC136691440 gene encoding odorant receptor 131-2-like → MNTTIDQNWIRDNYQEALAKNIIVIVLALIIIGINGMLVVTFFQISMFHSDPRYILYISLVINDILTICISVIMFVLTYAMPNVNVSFCCVLMSLGSTTGINTPMILAGMAIERYIAVCKPLHHSQICTVNRTYVLITLIWIFSSIPALIDIIVVIALQPISFFYSLTYCQAIVVYPSVYYTQKTTATQTLLFSIVWITLFYTYFRVLCTAKIASHGHHLSSAKKARNTILLHGGQLLLCMLSYVTPVLVSVLIPLFPAHRTKITFVNYLLTCLFPRLLSPLIYGLRDQKFGKYIKRDFSCGVVIVKITP, encoded by the coding sequence ATGAATACGACGATAGATCAGAATTGGATACGAGACAATTACCAAGAGGCTTTGGCCAAAAATATAATTGTCATTGTCCTTGCTCTGATCATTATTGGCATTAATGGGATGCTGGTGGTCACTTTCTTTCAAATCTCTATGTTCCACAGTGACCCAAGATACATTTTATACATCAGTCTTGTGATCAATGACATTCTGACGATTTGCATTTCAGTTATTATGTTTGTCCTGACATATGCAATGCCAAATGTAAATGTCTCCTTTTGCTGTGTGCTGATGTCATTGGGTTCTACTACTGGAATTAACACCCCCATGATTTTGGCTGGAATGGCAATAGAGCGTTATATTGCTGTGTGTAAACCACTGCATCACTCTCAGATCTGTACAGTAAATAGAACATATGTCCTGATCACTCTGATTTGGATTTTTTCATCTATTCCTGCATTAATTGACATAATTGTAGTCATTGCATTGCAGcccatttctttcttttactcCCTCACCTACTGCCAGGCTATTGTTGTCTACCCTTCTGTGTATTACACACAGAAGACCACTGCTACACAGACACTGCTCTTTTCCATTGTGTGGATAACTCTGTTTTATACATACTTCAGAGTTCTTTGTACCGCCAAAATAGCCTCGCATGGCCATCACCTAAGCTCAGCTAAAAAGGCCCGCAACACAATCCTGTTACACGGTGGTCAGTTACTACTCTGCATGCTCTCATATGTCACTCCTGTTCTGGTCAGCGTTCTCATTCCCCTATTTCCAGCTCATCGAACTAAAATCACTTTTGTCAATTATCTGCTTACTTGCCTTTTCCCTCGTCTTCTGAGTCCTCTGATCTATGGACTTAGAGACCAGAAGTTTGGCAAATACATCAAACGCGACTTTTCTTGTGGAGTGGTAATTGTAAAAATTACTCCATAG